A window of Staphylococcus sp. 17KM0847 contains these coding sequences:
- the mraZ gene encoding division/cell wall cluster transcriptional repressor MraZ, with protein MFMGEYENKLDAKGRMIVPSKFRYDLNERFIITRGLDKCLFGYTLEEWQTIEEKMKTLPMTKRDARKFMRMFFSGAIEVEIDKQGRINIPAKLRAYANLEKECTVIGVSNRIEIWDRATWNDFYDESEENFEAIAEDLIDFDF; from the coding sequence TTGTTCATGGGTGAATATGAAAACAAATTAGATGCTAAGGGACGTATGATTGTTCCATCTAAGTTTCGTTATGATTTAAATGAACGTTTTATTATCACAAGAGGCCTTGATAAATGCTTGTTTGGCTACACGTTAGAAGAATGGCAAACCATTGAAGAGAAAATGAAAACCTTACCTATGACAAAACGTGATGCACGAAAGTTTATGCGCATGTTCTTCTCTGGTGCGATTGAAGTGGAAATAGACAAGCAAGGACGTATTAATATTCCAGCTAAGTTAAGAGCTTATGCCAATTTGGAGAAAGAGTGTACAGTCATTGGCGTTTCCAATCGTATTGAGATTTGGGATAGAGCAACATGGAATGATTTTTACGATGAATCTGAAGAGAATTTTGAAGCGATTGCCGAAGATTTAATTGATTTTGATTTTTAA
- the rsmH gene encoding 16S rRNA (cytosine(1402)-N(4))-methyltransferase RsmH produces the protein MFHHVSVLLKETVDQLNIKEDGIYVDCTLGGAGHALYLLSQLSDQGRLIAIDQDTTAIENAKEKLRDELHKVTFVHSNFRYLNEILNDLDIDKVDGILYDLGVSSPQLDVPERGFSYHHDAKLDMRMDQTQPLSAYEVVNEWSYEALVKIFFRYGEEKFSKQIARKIESKRTERPIQTTLELVECIKEGIPAKARRTGGHPAKRVFQAIRIAVNDELAAFEDALEQAIERVKVGGRISVITFHSLEDRLCKQMFQEYEKGPDVPRGLPVLPEAYTPKLKRVNRKPIVASEEDLLDNNRARSAKLRVAEILK, from the coding sequence GTGTTCCATCACGTTAGTGTGTTACTGAAAGAAACGGTAGATCAACTGAATATCAAAGAAGATGGCATATATGTTGATTGTACATTAGGTGGTGCTGGACACGCTCTGTATCTTCTAAGTCAATTATCTGATCAAGGGCGTCTAATCGCAATTGATCAAGATACAACAGCAATTGAGAATGCAAAAGAAAAATTAAGAGATGAATTGCATAAAGTGACTTTTGTCCATAGTAACTTCAGATATTTAAATGAAATATTGAATGATTTAGATATAGATAAAGTGGACGGTATTTTATATGACTTAGGTGTTTCTAGTCCACAGTTAGATGTGCCAGAGCGTGGCTTTAGTTATCATCATGATGCTAAATTGGATATGCGAATGGATCAAACACAGCCATTATCAGCATATGAAGTTGTGAATGAGTGGTCATATGAAGCATTGGTCAAGATTTTTTTTCGTTATGGAGAAGAAAAGTTTTCAAAGCAAATTGCGCGTAAAATTGAATCTAAACGTACGGAACGCCCTATTCAAACAACGTTGGAGCTTGTGGAATGTATTAAAGAAGGTATTCCAGCAAAAGCAAGACGTACGGGAGGGCATCCGGCGAAACGTGTATTCCAAGCCATTCGTATTGCAGTGAACGATGAATTAGCAGCTTTTGAAGATGCGTTAGAACAAGCGATTGAACGTGTGAAAGTAGGTGGACGTATTTCGGTTATTACGTTCCATTCATTAGAAGATCGATTGTGTAAACAAATGTTTCAAGAGTATGAGAAGGGGCCGGATGTACCGAGAGGGCTTCCTGTTCTTCCAGAAGCGTATACGCCGAAATTAAAACGTGTGAATAGAAAACCGATTGTTGCGAGTGAAGAAGACTTGTTAGACAACAACCGAGCGAGAAGTGCCAAGCTGCGTGTTGCAGAAATATTAAAATAA
- the ftsL gene encoding cell division protein FtsL: MAVEKIYEPYEQQIAEPQSTPKKKLSQQHQTIKKQVVVKVTRFEKLLYISLVAIIAAISIYMLSLKMDAYDTRGKIADLEQKIEQQSSQNSALKSETMKNASYERIYDKAQKQGMSLQNDNVKVVRKDGETKN; the protein is encoded by the coding sequence ATGGCGGTAGAGAAAATATATGAACCGTATGAACAGCAAATAGCAGAACCACAAAGCACCCCGAAAAAGAAACTTTCACAACAGCATCAAACTATAAAGAAGCAAGTAGTTGTGAAAGTGACGCGATTTGAAAAGTTATTATACATATCTCTTGTTGCAATTATTGCAGCTATTAGTATTTATATGTTGTCTTTAAAGATGGATGCCTATGATACAAGAGGGAAAATTGCAGATTTAGAACAAAAAATTGAACAACAATCAAGTCAAAATAGTGCATTAAAGTCCGAAACAATGAAAAACGCTTCTTATGAGCGCATCTATGATAAGGCGCAGAAACAAGGCATGAGTCTACAGAATGACAATGTAAAGGTCGTGCGTAAAGATGGCGAAACGAAAAATTAA
- a CDS encoding penicillin-binding protein, which produces MAKRKIKIKKNKVGAVLLIGVLGLLFFSLVLRYGYVMLLGQSSGEDLIMRANQKYLSQLDQGAERGKIYDRNGKILAEDVDRFRLAAVIDQRASQDSEEPRHVVDKKKTAKQLAKVIDMSAKDIEKRLNMKKAFQVEFGKAGQNLTYHDKEKIEKMKLPGITLYPEVQRFYPNGNFASHLIGMAQKDADTGELKGALGVEKIFDSYLSGESGHASFTKDIWGYIIPNSKNEVAPKRGDDVHLTIDSNIQVFVEEALDKMVERYEPKDLFAVVMDAKTGEILAYSQRPTFNPETGENFGKKWANDLYQNLYEPGSTFKTFGLAAAIQEGKFKPNEKYESGYRDIQGSRIYDWNKEGWGKIPMSLGFTYSSNTLMMKLQDLVGVDKMQSWYEKFGFGKTTGSLFDGEQSGNIAWENELMQKTTTFGQSTTVTPAQMLQAQSSVFNKGEMIRPYFISSIMNPVSDQTYYKGKREVTGKPMTEQTAKKVAKELDLVVNSKDSHAKHFKVDGYRVAGKTGTAQVADPENGGYVEGPNPYFSSFIGHAPSKNPRVVVYAGMSLAQKRDQEAYEMSVSKAFVPIMKNTLQYLNVGEDKLDEQVTINKVPDVVDSSVEKAEDKITNQSLHPVVIGSGDQVVSQSPTSSTRLLPNSNVLLLTNGDLTMPDMTGWTRDDLVAFESLTGIKVKVKGSGFVKSQSQSAQSPIDKKADIEVEMASKETG; this is translated from the coding sequence ATGGCGAAACGAAAAATTAAGATTAAAAAGAATAAAGTAGGAGCAGTCCTCCTGATTGGTGTACTTGGACTGCTCTTTTTTTCATTGGTTTTAAGATATGGCTATGTCATGCTATTGGGGCAGTCATCTGGTGAAGATTTAATTATGAGAGCAAACCAGAAATATTTGTCACAGCTTGATCAAGGTGCAGAACGCGGCAAAATATATGACCGAAATGGCAAAATCTTAGCTGAAGATGTTGATCGTTTTCGCTTGGCAGCTGTTATTGATCAGCGTGCAAGTCAAGATTCAGAAGAGCCAAGGCACGTTGTAGATAAAAAAAAGACAGCGAAACAACTGGCTAAAGTGATTGATATGTCTGCTAAAGATATAGAAAAGCGTCTCAATATGAAAAAGGCTTTTCAGGTCGAATTTGGTAAAGCAGGACAAAACTTGACCTATCATGATAAGGAAAAGATTGAGAAGATGAAGTTACCAGGTATAACGTTATACCCTGAGGTGCAGCGTTTTTATCCTAATGGTAACTTTGCATCACATTTGATTGGTATGGCGCAAAAAGATGCGGATACGGGAGAGCTTAAAGGCGCATTAGGTGTTGAAAAAATATTTGATAGCTATCTGTCTGGAGAGTCAGGTCACGCCTCTTTCACGAAAGATATATGGGGCTATATCATCCCGAATTCTAAAAATGAAGTGGCACCTAAACGTGGGGATGATGTGCATTTGACGATTGATTCTAATATTCAAGTATTTGTAGAGGAAGCGCTTGATAAGATGGTAGAACGCTATGAACCGAAAGATTTATTTGCTGTCGTTATGGATGCAAAAACGGGTGAGATTTTAGCGTATAGCCAAAGACCTACATTTAATCCAGAGACAGGAGAAAACTTTGGTAAAAAGTGGGCAAATGATTTATATCAAAACCTTTATGAACCAGGATCGACATTCAAAACATTTGGTCTTGCTGCAGCGATTCAAGAAGGTAAATTTAAACCGAATGAAAAATACGAGTCGGGGTACCGTGATATTCAAGGTTCTCGTATTTATGACTGGAATAAAGAAGGTTGGGGTAAAATTCCTATGAGCTTAGGTTTTACATATTCATCTAATACTTTGATGATGAAACTCCAAGACCTTGTAGGTGTTGACAAAATGCAATCATGGTATGAAAAGTTTGGATTTGGTAAAACCACAGGAAGTTTATTTGATGGTGAACAGAGTGGTAATATTGCATGGGAAAATGAATTGATGCAAAAAACGACAACATTTGGTCAATCTACAACTGTAACACCTGCACAAATGCTCCAAGCTCAATCATCTGTATTTAATAAAGGTGAGATGATTCGACCTTATTTTATTTCATCAATTATGAATCCAGTGTCTGATCAAACGTATTATAAAGGGAAGCGTGAAGTGACAGGTAAACCAATGACGGAACAAACGGCGAAAAAAGTCGCAAAAGAGTTGGATCTCGTTGTTAATAGCAAAGATAGCCATGCGAAACATTTTAAAGTTGATGGATATCGTGTAGCAGGCAAAACAGGAACTGCACAAGTCGCAGACCCAGAGAATGGCGGGTATGTAGAAGGGCCGAATCCATATTTTTCAAGTTTTATAGGTCATGCCCCAAGTAAAAATCCACGTGTTGTTGTATATGCTGGTATGAGCCTTGCACAAAAACGAGATCAAGAAGCTTACGAAATGAGTGTAAGTAAAGCATTTGTACCGATTATGAAGAATACATTGCAATACTTAAACGTAGGGGAAGACAAACTTGATGAACAAGTCACGATTAATAAAGTGCCTGATGTTGTTGATTCATCTGTTGAAAAGGCAGAAGATAAAATTACGAATCAGTCACTTCACCCAGTTGTGATAGGCAGTGGTGATCAAGTCGTAAGTCAAAGTCCAACATCAAGTACAAGATTATTACCAAACAGTAATGTTTTATTGCTGACGAATGGTGACTTAACAATGCCAGATATGACGGGATGGACCCGAGATGACCTTGTCGCGTTTGAATCTTTAACAGGCATCAAAGTAAAAGTTAAAGGTAGTGGTTTTGTGAAATCACAATCACAATCGGCACAATCGCCGATAGATAAAAAGGCGGATATTGAAGTGGAAATGGCATCAAAAGAAACAGGTTAA
- the mraY gene encoding phospho-N-acetylmuramoyl-pentapeptide-transferase: protein MGIISAIIAFVITAVLVPILIPTLKRMKFGQSIREEGPQSHMKKTGTPTMGGLTFLIGAIVTTIIASVFVEPASPLLLLLFVTIGFGLIGFIDDYIIVVKKNNQGLTSKQKFLAQIIIAVIFFIVAKGFNAFDFSTDINLPFTDASLPLSFAYVLFIIFWQVGFSNAVNLTDGLDGLATGLSIIGFTMYAIMSFVLEQPAIGLFCIIMIAALSGFLPYNINPAKVFMGDTGSLALGGIFATISIMLNQELSLLFIGLVFVLETLSVMIQVTSFKLTGKRIFKMSPLHHHFELIGWSEWKVVTVFWSVGLITGLIGLWIGVS from the coding sequence ATGGGAATTATTAGCGCAATTATCGCATTTGTTATAACAGCAGTTTTAGTACCAATTTTAATACCTACTTTAAAGCGTATGAAGTTTGGGCAAAGTATTCGGGAAGAGGGACCACAAAGCCATATGAAAAAGACAGGGACACCGACTATGGGTGGTTTAACCTTTTTAATTGGAGCTATTGTCACGACAATAATTGCGAGTGTTTTTGTAGAACCAGCAAGCCCATTGCTACTCTTACTTTTTGTTACTATTGGTTTTGGGTTGATTGGTTTTATTGATGATTATATCATCGTTGTTAAAAAGAACAATCAAGGTTTAACAAGTAAGCAAAAGTTTTTAGCGCAAATTATCATTGCAGTTATCTTTTTTATCGTTGCAAAAGGATTTAATGCATTTGATTTCTCTACTGATATTAATTTGCCTTTTACAGATGCATCTTTGCCATTGTCTTTTGCGTATGTCTTATTCATTATTTTTTGGCAAGTAGGCTTTTCGAATGCTGTCAACTTAACAGATGGTTTAGATGGTTTAGCAACAGGACTTTCAATTATTGGTTTTACGATGTATGCAATAATGAGTTTCGTTTTAGAACAACCAGCTATTGGATTATTTTGTATCATTATGATTGCAGCGCTATCAGGTTTCTTACCTTATAATATTAACCCAGCCAAAGTCTTTATGGGGGATACAGGAAGCCTAGCACTAGGTGGTATTTTTGCAACAATCTCTATTATGCTGAACCAAGAACTTTCATTATTGTTTATAGGGCTTGTCTTTGTCTTAGAGACATTATCCGTTATGATACAAGTCACATCATTTAAATTGACGGGGAAACGTATTTTTAAGATGAGTCCATTGCATCATCACTTTGAACTGATAGGTTGGAGTGAGTGGAAAGTCGTGACGGTCTTTTGGTCAGTCGGATTAATAACAGGTCTTATCGGTCTATGGATTGGAGTGAGCTAA
- the murD gene encoding UDP-N-acetylmuramoyl-L-alanine--D-glutamate ligase, translated as MINYTGLMGEKVLVLGLAKSGYEAAKLLHRLGAEVTVNDGKDLSQDVHAKDLETLGIHVVSGSHPIALLDESPIIVKNPGIPYTVPLLQEAKTRGLTILTEVELSYLISEAPIIGITGTNGKTTVTSLLGDMFNKSREVGHLAGNIGYVASKVAQDVRADEYLITELSSFQLLGIEHYRPHIAIVTNIYEAHLDYHETLENYQEAKKRIFKNQTESDYLIFNYQQRHLIDTSQIKSKILYFSTQQAVDGIYVDNDYIVYNHIRLIHLDDIVLPGTHNLENILAATLAAILAGVSVGAIIQSLTTFSGIEHRLQYIGNNKTNKYYNDSKATNTLATQFALNSFDQPIVWLCGGLDRGNDFDDLIPYMNNVRVMITFGETQDKFIKLGESQGKLVIRAIDVTDAVTKVQEIVEPNDVILLSPACASWDQYDTFEQRGEMFVSAFKAHLPSH; from the coding sequence TTGATAAACTATACAGGATTAATGGGGGAAAAGGTACTTGTACTTGGTTTGGCAAAGAGTGGCTATGAAGCAGCAAAATTATTGCATCGCCTTGGTGCAGAAGTAACAGTAAATGATGGCAAAGATTTATCACAAGATGTGCATGCGAAAGACTTAGAAACATTAGGTATTCATGTAGTGAGTGGCTCGCATCCCATCGCATTGTTGGATGAATCCCCAATTATTGTTAAGAATCCCGGTATTCCTTATACAGTTCCGTTATTACAGGAGGCAAAAACACGTGGGTTGACAATTTTAACGGAGGTCGAACTCAGCTATCTTATATCAGAAGCCCCAATCATTGGTATTACAGGTACAAATGGTAAGACAACGGTAACATCATTACTTGGTGATATGTTTAATAAAAGTAGAGAAGTTGGACATTTAGCAGGTAATATTGGATATGTGGCCTCAAAAGTAGCACAAGATGTTCGGGCTGATGAGTATTTAATTACTGAGCTTTCATCATTTCAATTATTAGGTATTGAGCATTATCGACCACATATTGCAATTGTTACGAATATTTATGAAGCACATTTAGATTACCATGAAACATTAGAGAATTATCAAGAAGCTAAAAAGCGTATTTTTAAAAATCAAACAGAGAGTGATTATTTAATTTTTAATTATCAACAACGCCATTTGATTGATACGTCTCAAATAAAATCAAAAATACTTTATTTTTCGACACAACAAGCAGTAGATGGTATTTATGTAGATAATGACTATATTGTCTATAATCATATTCGTCTGATCCATTTAGATGACATTGTTTTACCGGGAACACATAACTTAGAAAATATTTTAGCTGCCACATTAGCTGCTATTTTAGCAGGTGTGTCAGTTGGTGCAATTATTCAGTCTTTAACGACATTTTCAGGCATTGAACATCGTTTGCAGTATATTGGGAATAATAAAACCAATAAGTATTACAATGATTCTAAAGCAACGAATACATTGGCAACACAATTTGCTTTGAATTCTTTTGATCAGCCTATCGTTTGGTTATGTGGTGGCTTAGATCGAGGAAATGATTTTGATGATTTGATTCCGTATATGAATAATGTGCGTGTAATGATTACTTTTGGTGAAACACAAGATAAGTTTATAAAGCTTGGTGAAAGTCAAGGAAAGCTAGTGATACGGGCTATTGATGTGACAGACGCAGTGACAAAAGTCCAAGAAATAGTAGAACCGAATGATGTGATTTTACTTTCGCCAGCGTGTGCAAGTTGGGATCAATATGACACTTTTGAACAACGAGGTGAAATGTTTGTGTCGGCGTTTAAAGCTCATTTGCCGTCACATTAA
- a CDS encoding cell division protein FtsQ/DivIB: MTEHIPKIDNVMLKEQRRRQLLKRRRIQRAVVSILLLIVVLIVIYMFTPISYIKHVSIEGNHYIADKTIEKQLKIKKDTRIYSYNGGKAEDRINKHPLVKEVNVHKGLFNRITVTVKEYDIVGIVTVKDREVPVIESGRILQDYKGNVPNEVPYLQGFKGTDKQNLVEALNKVDRTTRAQISEVVYAAKKAQPNLIKLYMRDGIEVLGNTKTIAKKLKYYPSMSQALDKDDSGRLKEAGYIDLSVGASFIPYNDSEDSSSDSASAQQVETSTQSRDEAKDELQKALNKIKESEKEAE; the protein is encoded by the coding sequence ATGACAGAGCATATCCCAAAGATAGATAATGTGATGCTTAAAGAACAAAGACGACGTCAACTGTTAAAAAGACGACGCATACAACGTGCAGTGGTTTCAATATTATTACTCATCGTTGTGCTTATTGTAATTTATATGTTTACGCCGATCAGTTATATTAAACATGTGTCGATTGAAGGGAATCATTATATAGCGGATAAGACAATCGAAAAACAACTTAAAATAAAAAAAGATACACGCATTTATTCTTACAATGGTGGGAAAGCAGAAGATCGCATTAATAAACATCCGCTAGTTAAAGAAGTTAATGTACATAAAGGGTTATTCAATCGTATCACTGTAACAGTTAAAGAATATGACATCGTAGGTATTGTGACGGTCAAAGATCGAGAAGTCCCAGTTATTGAAAGTGGACGTATACTGCAAGATTATAAAGGGAACGTGCCGAATGAAGTTCCGTATTTGCAAGGGTTTAAAGGTACAGATAAACAAAATCTTGTGGAGGCACTCAATAAAGTTGATCGTACAACGCGTGCGCAAATTTCTGAAGTGGTGTATGCTGCTAAAAAGGCACAGCCTAATTTAATCAAACTCTATATGCGAGATGGTATAGAGGTACTGGGAAACACCAAAACAATTGCTAAGAAACTGAAATATTATCCGAGTATGTCTCAAGCGCTAGATAAAGATGATTCTGGACGATTAAAAGAGGCAGGTTATATTGATTTATCAGTCGGTGCAAGCTTTATTCCATATAATGATTCAGAAGATAGTAGTAGTGATTCAGCAAGTGCACAACAGGTTGAAACAAGTACACAGTCAAGAGATGAAGCAAAAGATGAACTACAAAAAGCATTAAATAAAATTAAAGAGAGTGAAAAGGAAGCGGAGTGA
- the ftsA gene encoding cell division protein FtsA, with the protein MEEHYYVSVDIGSSSVKAIVGEKFHNGINVIGTGQTYTNGIKNGLIDDFDIAKQAIKDTIKKASIASGVDIKEVFLKLPIVGTEVYDETNKIEFHEDTEIDGTHIETVLEGIRSKNEAPETEVINVFPIRFIVDEDNEVSDPKELIARHSLQVDAGVIAIHKSILINMIKCVESSGVDVLDVYSDSYNYRSILTPTERELGACVIDIGEDLTQIAFYERGELIDADVILMAGRHITDDIAQFLNTPYDAAEKIKQQYGHAFYDSASDQDVFAVEQIDSDAPAQYTQKELSDVIEARVEDIFFEVFDVLQALDLTKVNGGFVITGGSANLLGVKELLQDMVSEKVRIHTPSQMGVRKPEFSSAISTISSSIAFDELLDYVTISNHDNEEIEEEVIESDTNVHDSKPSGFESLFKRKSKKQQPQDTSGEAYNNDEQSNVDTHNANAEQDEPKQEESKFKKIMRSLFD; encoded by the coding sequence ATGGAAGAGCATTATTATGTTAGTGTAGATATCGGCTCATCAAGCGTAAAAGCAATCGTTGGTGAAAAATTTCATAACGGCATTAATGTGATAGGTACAGGGCAAACCTATACAAATGGTATTAAAAATGGCTTGATTGATGACTTTGATATCGCAAAACAAGCAATTAAAGATACAATAAAAAAAGCATCTATTGCATCAGGCGTAGATATTAAAGAAGTTTTCTTAAAATTACCTATTGTTGGTACAGAAGTATATGATGAAACAAATAAAATTGAGTTTCATGAAGATACAGAGATTGATGGTACACACATTGAAACAGTGCTAGAAGGGATTCGCAGTAAAAATGAAGCACCTGAAACAGAAGTCATCAACGTGTTCCCAATTCGTTTTATTGTAGACGAAGACAACGAAGTATCTGACCCTAAAGAATTGATTGCGCGTCATTCTTTACAAGTTGATGCAGGTGTGATTGCGATTCATAAATCTATTTTGATTAATATGATTAAATGCGTAGAGTCAAGTGGTGTCGACGTGCTTGATGTTTATTCAGATTCATACAACTATCGTTCAATCTTGACACCGACAGAAAGAGAGCTTGGCGCGTGTGTGATTGATATTGGTGAAGATTTAACACAAATCGCATTTTACGAGCGGGGTGAACTGATTGATGCAGATGTCATTTTAATGGCAGGACGTCATATTACAGATGATATTGCTCAGTTTTTAAATACACCTTACGATGCGGCTGAAAAGATTAAGCAACAATACGGACATGCATTTTACGATTCAGCATCCGATCAAGACGTGTTTGCAGTAGAACAGATCGACTCTGATGCACCTGCACAATACACGCAAAAAGAGTTGAGTGACGTTATCGAAGCACGTGTAGAAGATATTTTCTTCGAAGTGTTTGATGTTTTACAAGCACTGGATTTAACAAAAGTGAACGGTGGCTTTGTTATTACAGGTGGCTCAGCTAATTTATTAGGTGTTAAAGAGTTATTACAAGATATGGTAAGTGAGAAAGTGCGTATTCATACACCTTCACAGATGGGTGTACGTAAACCTGAGTTTTCTTCGGCGATTTCTACAATTTCTAGCAGTATTGCTTTCGATGAGTTATTGGATTATGTTACAATAAGTAATCATGATAACGAAGAAATTGAGGAAGAAGTTATTGAAAGTGATACAAATGTACACGATTCAAAACCAAGTGGCTTTGAGTCTCTATTTAAGAGAAAATCGAAGAAACAACAGCCTCAAGATACATCAGGTGAAGCATATAACAACGATGAGCAAAGCAATGTGGATACGCATAATGCAAACGCTGAACAAGATGAACCGAAACAAGAAGAAAGTAAATTCAAAAAAATTATGAGATCTCTGTTTGATTGA